One window of the Phalacrocorax aristotelis chromosome 19, bGulAri2.1, whole genome shotgun sequence genome contains the following:
- the NBL1 gene encoding neuroblastoma suppressor of tumorigenicity 1 isoform X1, whose translation MGCARRRLGVIGSVNAGTLAQESSTRKPCVGFLWGCCRILAELAMMLRFVVGALFPALLLAAPPPINKLALFPDKSAWCEAKNITQIVGHSGCESKSIQNRACLGQCFSYSVPNTFPQSTESLVHCDSCMPAQSMWEIVTLDCPGNDEIPRVDKLVEKILHCSCQACGKEPSHEGALFNVYLNAEENMPAEGPSPHHYTHHQQEVEESPASSHHHHEEEGDE comes from the exons TGATTGGGAGTGTTAATGCAGGCACCTTGGCTCAAGAGTCCAGCACAAGGAAACCCTGCGTGGGATTTCTCTGGGGGTG TTGTAGGATTTTGGCAGAGCTGGCCATGATGTTACGGTTCGTGGTCGGTGCCCTCTTCCCAGcgctgctcctggctgcaccGCCACCCATAAACAAGCTTGCCCTCTTCCCGGACAAGAGTGCTTGGTGCGAGGCGAAGAACATCACCCAGATCGTGGGGCACAGCGGCTGCGAGTCCAAGTCCATCCAGAACAG GGCCTGTCTGGGACAGTGTTTCAGCTACAGCGTCCCCAACACCTTCCCGCAGTCCACAGAGTCCCTGGTTCACTGCGACTCCTGCATGCCAGCCCAGTCCATGTGGGAAATC GTGACGCTGGACTGTCCAGGCAACGACGAGATCCCCAGGGTTGACAAGCTGGTGGAGAAGATACTTCACTGTAGCTGCCAGGCTTGCGGGAAGGAGCCGAGCCACGAGGGAGCCCTGTTCAACGTCTACCTGAATGCGGAGGAGAACATGCCCGCTGAAGGTCCCAGCCCCCATCACTACACCCACCACCAACAGGAGGTGGAAGAatcccctgcctccagccaccaccaccacgaGGAGGAGGGCGACGAGTGA
- the NBL1 gene encoding neuroblastoma suppressor of tumorigenicity 1 isoform X2, whose translation MCPPSPGCCRILAELAMMLRFVVGALFPALLLAAPPPINKLALFPDKSAWCEAKNITQIVGHSGCESKSIQNRACLGQCFSYSVPNTFPQSTESLVHCDSCMPAQSMWEIVTLDCPGNDEIPRVDKLVEKILHCSCQACGKEPSHEGALFNVYLNAEENMPAEGPSPHHYTHHQQEVEESPASSHHHHEEEGDE comes from the exons TTGTAGGATTTTGGCAGAGCTGGCCATGATGTTACGGTTCGTGGTCGGTGCCCTCTTCCCAGcgctgctcctggctgcaccGCCACCCATAAACAAGCTTGCCCTCTTCCCGGACAAGAGTGCTTGGTGCGAGGCGAAGAACATCACCCAGATCGTGGGGCACAGCGGCTGCGAGTCCAAGTCCATCCAGAACAG GGCCTGTCTGGGACAGTGTTTCAGCTACAGCGTCCCCAACACCTTCCCGCAGTCCACAGAGTCCCTGGTTCACTGCGACTCCTGCATGCCAGCCCAGTCCATGTGGGAAATC GTGACGCTGGACTGTCCAGGCAACGACGAGATCCCCAGGGTTGACAAGCTGGTGGAGAAGATACTTCACTGTAGCTGCCAGGCTTGCGGGAAGGAGCCGAGCCACGAGGGAGCCCTGTTCAACGTCTACCTGAATGCGGAGGAGAACATGCCCGCTGAAGGTCCCAGCCCCCATCACTACACCCACCACCAACAGGAGGTGGAAGAatcccctgcctccagccaccaccaccacgaGGAGGAGGGCGACGAGTGA
- the HTR6 gene encoding 5-hydroxytryptamine receptor 6 — translation MEGDVGAPNASVLGERSLLVGSSWVAAFLCFIILLTTAGNFLLILLIVTQRSLRNTSNYFLVSLFMSDLMVGLVVMPPAMLNQLYGRWVLRGDFCSLWYSFDVMCCSASILNLCVISLDRYLLIISPLKYKLRMTSCRALWLILATWTLAALASFLPIKMGWHELDFEVRSANVTLQGDEDQCRLLVSLPYALVASCLTFFLPSAAISFTYCRILLAARKQAVQVASLASNMASAATAETTPQAPRAPSQPTAGSESRRFANKHSKKALKASLTLGILLGMFFVAWLPFFVTNVTQAVCSCVPASFFDVLTWLGYCNSTMNPIIYPLFMRDFKRAMGKYLPCCRRSGEPRPSAISLSMRNSNSGPRAATSLKNVLTLQAETDSVDSGALGNEHGLLPAIDGSPALPGPATHLVNLFATEPPEAELQHKQLSNPVA, via the exons ATGGAGGGCGATGTGGGGGCCCCCAATGCCAGCGTGCTGGGGGAGCGCTCgctgctggtggggagcagctgggtggcCGCTTTCCTCTGCTTCATCATCCTGCTGACCACGGCGGGGAACTTCCTTCTCATCCTCCTCATTGTCACCCAGCGCTCCCTCCGCAACACCTCCAACTACTTCCTGGTGTCCCTCTTCATGTCCGACCTCATGGTGGGGCTGGTGGTCATGCCCCCGGCCATGCTCAACCAGCTCTACGGCCGCTGGGTGCTGCGGGGCGACTTCTGCTCCCTCTGGTACTCCTTCGACGTCATGTGCTGCAGCGCCTCCATCCTCAACCTCTGCGTCATCAGCCTGGACCGTTACCTGCTCATCATCTCCCCCCTCAAATACAAGCTGCGGATGACCTCCTGCAGAGCCCTCTGGCTCATCCTGGCCACCTGGACCTTGGCTGCGCTGGCCTCCTTCCTGCCCATCAAGATGGGTTGGCACGAGCTGGACTTCGAGGTCCGGTCAGCAAACGTCACCTTGCAGGGGGACGAGGACCAGTGCCGGCTGCTGGTCAGTTTGCCCTACGCCTTGGTGGCCTCCTGCCTGACTTTCTTCCTCCCGTCTGCCGCCATCTCCTTCACCTACTGCCGCATCCTCCTGGCAGCCCGGAAGCAAGCGGTGCAGGTGGCTTCCCTCGCCTCCAACATGGCCAGTGCCGCCACCGCCGAGACCACGCCGCAG GCTCCCCGCGCCCCGAGCCAGCCCACGGCCGGCAGCGAGAGCAGGAGGTTCGCCAACAAGCACAGCAAGAAGGCGCTGAAGGCCAGCCTGACGCTGGGCATTCTCCTGGGCATGTTCTTCGTGGCTTGGCTCCCCTTCTTCGTCACCAATGTGACGCAG GCAGTCTGCAGCTGCGTCCCGGCCAGCTTCTTCGACGTGCTCACCTGGCTCGGGTACTGCAACAGCACCATGAACCCCATCATCTACCCGCTCTTCATGAGAGACTTCAAGAGGGCCATGGGCAAATACCTGCCCTGCTGCCGGCGCTCGGGGGAGCCCCGTCCCAGCGCCATCTCCCTCTCCATGAGGAACTCCAACAGCGGACCTCGCGCCGCCACCTCCCTCAAGAACGTCCTCACTTTGCAGGCTGAGACCGACTCGGTTGACTCCGGGGCACTGGGGAATGAACACGGCCTGCTGCCGGCCATCGACGGCTCCCCGGCTCTCCCGGGCCCTGCCACCCACTTGGTCAACCTTTTCGCCACAGAGCCCccagaggcagagctgcagcacaaGCAGCTCAGCAACCCTGTGGCCTGA